The DNA region GGTCGTGAAGTGATCGTTCGCGATCCAGGCCTGCCGTTTTTGCCCGGATTTCCGCTCGGCCGCGTCGAGTTGGCGCGGCTGTGCTCCCTGCTCTTGGAGGCCCTGGGCCTTCGTGGCTGCCGCTTCGATCTGCGCCTCGTGGACGACGCCGGGATGGCCGCGCTGAACAGGAAGGCGCGGGGCTTTCCTGGACCCACCAACGTGCTCTCCTTTCCCTCCGGCGAGGAGCCGCGAAAGGGCGCTTTCCTCGGCGATCTCGTGCTCTCGGTCGAGACCCTGGCGCGCGAGGCGCACCTCTACGGCCAGGAGCCGACGGAGCACACCGCGCGCCTTTTGGCTCACGGGCTTTTGCATCTTGCGGGGCTGGAACACGGCGAAACCATGGACGCCCTGACCGAAACGGCCGTGGAAGCGGCTGCCGGGGCTTTCGGGCGGGCGTTCGCGCAAATCCCATGAGCCATCCGTTCGAGG from Alkalidesulfovibrio alkalitolerans DSM 16529 includes:
- the ybeY gene encoding rRNA maturation RNase YbeY, whose amino-acid sequence is MIVRDPGLPFLPGFPLGRVELARLCSLLLEALGLRGCRFDLRLVDDAGMAALNRKARGFPGPTNVLSFPSGEEPRKGAFLGDLVLSVETLAREAHLYGQEPTEHTARLLAHGLLHLAGLEHGETMDALTETAVEAAAGAFGRAFAQIP